The Flavobacterium galactosidilyticum nucleotide sequence AAAATTGATGGTCAATCTGAGATAAAAGAACCTATAGGAATGTATGGCGGACGATTAGAAGCAAGCTTTCACGTTGTGGTTGGGCAAGCAGCATCAATTCGTAATGTAGGTAGATGTATTCAAAGTTCAGGAATTGAATTATCAGGATTAACATTAGAGCCATTATCATCAGCTGATGCGGTGTTAAGTCAGGAAGAAAAAGAAGCAGGTGTTGCGTTGATTGATATAGGAGGAGGAACTACTGACTTAGCCATTTTTAAAGATGGAATTATTCGTCATACTGCCGTAATCCCTTTTGGAGGTAATGTAATTACTGATGATATTAAGGAAGGATGTTCTATAATTGAAAAACAAGCCGAATTATTGAAAGTAAAATTTGGTTCAGCTTGGCCGGGAGAAAATAAAGACAACGAGATTGTTTCTATTCCTGGATTGAGAGGGAGAGAGCCCAAAGAAATTTCTTTGAAGAATCTTTCTAAAATAATTCATGCTCGGGTTGTAGAAATTGTTGACTTGGTTTTTACAGAAATAAAAGCGTACGGTCATGAAGATCCACGTAAAAAGTTAATCGCAGGAATTGTACTTACTGGTGGTGGAGCAGAGTTGAAGCACATCAAGCAATTAGTGGAGTATATAACGGGAATGGATACAAGAATTGGATATCCAAATGAGCATTTAGCTGGAAATTCAGACGAGGAAATCTCAAGCCCTTTATATGCAACTGTAGTAGGACTTGTAATGAAAAGTATTGAGAACAACACACAGAGTGCGGTTAGATTAGATGCTATTGAGCAACCAAAAGCACCTGTTTA carries:
- the ftsA gene encoding cell division protein FtsA; translated protein: MEKENIAVGLDIGTTKIVAMIGKKNEYGKLEILGIGKSKSLGVARGVVNNITKTILSIQQAVLEAENNSGYKIKDVVVGIAGQHIRSIQHTDYISRHNPEEVIGGNDIQLLIDQVNKLAMLPGEEIIHVLPQEFKIDGQSEIKEPIGMYGGRLEASFHVVVGQAASIRNVGRCIQSSGIELSGLTLEPLSSADAVLSQEEKEAGVALIDIGGGTTDLAIFKDGIIRHTAVIPFGGNVITDDIKEGCSIIEKQAELLKVKFGSAWPGENKDNEIVSIPGLRGREPKEISLKNLSKIIHARVVEIVDLVFTEIKAYGHEDPRKKLIAGIVLTGGGAELKHIKQLVEYITGMDTRIGYPNEHLAGNSDEEISSPLYATVVGLVMKSIENNTQSAVRLDAIEQPKAPVYRPAVVQAPVEEVYKHEDEEEQISNEKQNSTVNRIQRNFFDRYVDKIKDFLDNAE